The proteins below are encoded in one region of Festucalex cinctus isolate MCC-2025b chromosome 2, RoL_Fcin_1.0, whole genome shotgun sequence:
- the LOC144014676 gene encoding hyaluronidase-2 isoform X1, with translation MAWNNPPLNGKPKWPLFQHRTKLSVTSSAGLRGYTTVPRTLLVLLLAGLSTAGPPQPARPPLLSGQPFIIFWGIPDSSCTTRPDPASFGMEREGRVAVFYEDTLGSYPYFIDKDTRVNGGLPQHTRLDSHLQKTQMDLDAALPMPRYLGLGVLRWAEWLPQWLRNQEKKAVYQEASRNMLKAFFPNWTPEEVEKWSRVDFEAAAQSVIMETLREIRRLRPKALWGVSPYPSCYNGDSAQTASANYSGQCPPAEKALNDELLWLWKRCSALYPLLTLEKIQSGTTGGKLYLSSQIQEALRVSSLAGASFDLPVFPLVNSVYTSTNTFLSQEDLVSSIGESAAMGTAGVVIWQRSEIKTERECQDLAEFVRKVLGPYSINVTTATGLCSASLCEGKGRCVRQNPENSAYLHLPPPPDAMDKVTEMAEEAKATDEPVKAAEPDPAEMWKKDFQCQWYKTTDLDVSDQQSPKDGASVGGTLEQISGELGVTLATFSTDSITKGAFTMEPSGSTSAPLASNRCTVLLLLVTACLCVN, from the exons ATGGCATGGAACAACCCGCCACTCAATGGaaagccaaaatggccgctaTTTCAACACAGGACTAAGCTCTCAGTCACCTCTTCAGCTGGCCTTCGAGGATACACGACAGTCCCGCGAACCCTTCTTGTCTTACTGCTTGCCGGCCTCAGTACAGCCGGTCCACCACAGCCAGCTCGCCCGCCTCTCCTGTCCGGACAGCCTTTTATCATTTTCTGGGGCATCCCTGATTCCTCCTGCACCACGAGGCCAGATCCCGCTTCTTTTGGGATGGAACGCGAAGGCCGTGTGGCGGTCTTCTACGAAGACACGCTGGGAAGCTACCCTTATTTTATAGACAAAGATACGAGGGTCAATGGGGGTCTACCGCAGCACACGCGGCTGGACAGCCATCTTCAGAAAACTCAAATGGACTTAGATGCAGCTTTGCCTATGCCCAGGTACCTCGGGCTGGGGGTGCTGCGCTGGGCTGAGTGGCTCCCGCAGTGGTTGAGGAATCAAGAGAAGAAGGCCGTGTATCAGGAGGCGTCGAGGAACATGCTGAAAGCCTTCTTCCCTAACTGGACGCCGGAGGAGGTGGAGAAGTGGTCACGG GTGGACTTCGAGGCAGCGGCCCAGTCAGTAATTATGGAAACTCTGAGGGAGATCAGACGGCTGAGACCCAAAGCATTATGGGGCGTCTCCCCTTACCCGAGCTGCTACAACGGCGATTCTGCCCAAACCGCCTCAGCCAATTACAGCGGCCAGTGCCCCCCTGCTGAAAAGGCCCTCAATGACGAGCTTCTGTGGCTGTGGAAGCGATGCTCCGCCCTTTACCCTCTTCTCACCCTGGAAAAGATACAG AGTGGAACAACCGGAGGGAAACTTTATTTGTCCAGTCAAATCCAGGAGGCGCTACGAGTTTCCTCCCTGGCTGGCGCGTCGTTCGATCTTCCCGTGTTTCCGCTGGTCAACAGCGTGTACACGTCAACCAACACTTTCCTGTCTCAG GAAGACTTGGTCAGCAGCATTGGCGAGAGCGCTGCCATGGGAACAGCCGGAGTGGTCATCTGGCAAAGAAGTGAGATCAAGACAGAG AGAGAATGTCAAGACTTGGCAGAGTTTGTCCGCAAGGTTTTGGGACCTTACTCTATTAACGTAACCACGGCAACCGGGCTCTGCTCAGCCTCCCTTTGCGAGGGAAAAGGCAGATGTGTCCGTCAGAATCCGGAAAACTCCGCCTACCTCCATCTTCCACCACCCCCTGATGCGATGGACAAGGTGACAGAAATG GCAGAGGAAGCCAAAGCCACAGACGAGCCCGTTAAGGCAGCTGAACCGGACCCAGCTGAGATGTGGAAGAAAGACTTCCAGTGTCAGTGGTACAAGACTACAGATCTGGACGTGTCAGATCAGCAGTCTCCCAAAGACGGAGCCTCTGTCGGTGGGACGCTTGAGCAAATTTCCGGAGAGCTAGGAGTGACTTTGGCGACCTTTTCAACAGATTCCATAACAAAAGGTGCCTTCACGATGGAGCCGAGTGGAAGCACTTCGGCACCACTGGCTTCGAACCGTTGCactgttttgttgttgctggTGACTGCTTGTCTCTGTGTGAACTGA
- the borcs6 gene encoding BLOC-1-related complex subunit 6, protein MSRSPVIDTEVPEMANGVATPPSSENSPHIPGLLYCVAYKEDFPEEGLEDGSLTHTENHLSGEDRVHDVSCLDTETGDNVRTGCFSPHPSHEMDLSPSEDTHTDSTLVCPAGSGTVKPLQQAWSGKALSERSSWRGHPVAADMDSGEEEKEKQDDEEDEKNDRWRNETAGDRKEVESLRHYSSSAPGPSTSSSSPPAPPPLLPSDDAPCPPHVMAQVWVRNVRGMQDSKSLDEISQACGGGVGARGAGRGGQSEGRRATISSALELEGTVSHEGDLTNFITKNLEQKIKMSSKPSLDCSDSDCSGPIYHSRGLSRRPADIPPIDPNVLVDLQRHTREVAHSVEMMMRSLNGTIQNMTALSVGYIQTYRDSVDSLGESVDMSIKGMYTLMARCEELDRSMQPINILAAQIRDIKRTLDALEAICK, encoded by the exons ATGAGTCGCTCCCCTGTGATTGACACAGAGGTGCCGGAAATGGCAAACGGGGTAGCGACACCTCCTTCTTCAGAAAATAGTCCTCATATTCCGGGCTTGTTGTATTGTGTAGCGTATAAAGAGGACTTTCCTGAGGAGGGGTTAGAAGACGGCTCCCTCACACACACAGAGAACCACTTGAGTGGCGAAGACAGAGTTCACGATGTCAGTTGTTTGGACACCGAAACGGGTGACAATGTGAGAACAGGTTGTTTTTCTCCACACCCCTCTCATGAGATGGACCTCTCCCCCTCTGAGGACACACACACTGACTCCACCCTAGTCTGTCCTGCGGGCTCGGGCACTGTGAAGCCTCTGCAGCAGGCTTGGTCAGGGAAAGCGCTGTCCGAACGTTCGTCTTGGAGAGGACATCCTGTAGCTGCAGACATGGACAGCGGAGAGGAGGAAAAAGAGAAACAGGATGACGAGGAGGATGAGAAGAATGACAGGTGGCGGAATGAGACTGCAGGAGACAGGAAGGAGGTTGAG TCTTTACGTCACTACTCATCTTCAGCACCAGGTCCcagcacctcctcctcctcccctccaGCGCCACCTCCTCTTCTCCCCTCCGACGACGCCCCTTGCCCCCCTCACGTCATGGCCCAGGTGTGGGTCCGCAACGTCCGAGGGATGCAGGACAGCAAGAGCCTGGATGAGATTAGCCAGGCGTGTGGAG GTGGAGTGGGAGCCCGCGGAGCAGGGAGAGGGGGCCAATCCGAGGGTCGACGGGCAACCATCTCCTCGGCCCTTGAGCTGGAGGGCACGGTCAGCCATGAGGGAGACCTCACCAACTTCATCACCAAGAACCTGGAGCAGAAGATCAAGATGAGCTCAAAGCCCAGCTTGGACTGCAGTGACT CGGATTGTTCCGGTCCCATCTACCACAGCCGGGGGTTGTCACGGCGACCGGCCGATATCCCGCCCATTGATCCGAACGTCCTCGTCGACCTGCAGAGGCACACTCGGGAAGTGGCGCACAGTGTGGAGATGATGATGCGCAGCCTCAACGGAACCATCCAGAAC ATGACGGCTCTCAGCGTGGGCTACATTCAGACGTACAGAGACTCGGTGGACAGCCTGGGAGAGTCTGTGGACATGAGTATCAAG GGCATGTACACGCTGATGGCACGATGCGAGGAGTTGGACCGCTCCATGCAGCCCATCAACATCCTGGCGGCGCAGATCCGAGACATCAAGCGGACGCTGGACGCTCTGGAGGCCATCTGCAAGTAA
- the LOC144014676 gene encoding hyaluronidase-2 isoform X2, with translation MAWNNPPLNGKPKWPLFQHRTKLSVTSSAGLRGYTTVPRTLLVLLLAGLSTAGPPQPARPPLLSGQPFIIFWGIPDSSCTTRPDPASFGMEREGRVAVFYEDTLGSYPYFIDKDTRVNGGLPQHTRLDSHLQKTQMDLDAALPMPRYLGLGVLRWAEWLPQWLRNQEKKAVYQEASRNMLKAFFPNWTPEEVEKWSRVDFEAAAQSVIMETLREIRRLRPKALWGVSPYPSCYNGDSAQTASANYSGQCPPAEKALNDELLWLWKRCSALYPLLTLEKIQSGTTGGKLYLSSQIQEALRVSSLAGASFDLPVFPLVNSVYTSTNTFLSQEDLVSSIGESAAMGTAGVVIWQRSEIKTERECQDLAEFVRKVLGPYSINVTTATGLCSASLCEGKGRCVRQNPENSAYLHLPPPPDAMDKAEEAKATDEPVKAAEPDPAEMWKKDFQCQWYKTTDLDVSDQQSPKDGASVGGTLEQISGELGVTLATFSTDSITKGAFTMEPSGSTSAPLASNRCTVLLLLVTACLCVN, from the exons ATGGCATGGAACAACCCGCCACTCAATGGaaagccaaaatggccgctaTTTCAACACAGGACTAAGCTCTCAGTCACCTCTTCAGCTGGCCTTCGAGGATACACGACAGTCCCGCGAACCCTTCTTGTCTTACTGCTTGCCGGCCTCAGTACAGCCGGTCCACCACAGCCAGCTCGCCCGCCTCTCCTGTCCGGACAGCCTTTTATCATTTTCTGGGGCATCCCTGATTCCTCCTGCACCACGAGGCCAGATCCCGCTTCTTTTGGGATGGAACGCGAAGGCCGTGTGGCGGTCTTCTACGAAGACACGCTGGGAAGCTACCCTTATTTTATAGACAAAGATACGAGGGTCAATGGGGGTCTACCGCAGCACACGCGGCTGGACAGCCATCTTCAGAAAACTCAAATGGACTTAGATGCAGCTTTGCCTATGCCCAGGTACCTCGGGCTGGGGGTGCTGCGCTGGGCTGAGTGGCTCCCGCAGTGGTTGAGGAATCAAGAGAAGAAGGCCGTGTATCAGGAGGCGTCGAGGAACATGCTGAAAGCCTTCTTCCCTAACTGGACGCCGGAGGAGGTGGAGAAGTGGTCACGG GTGGACTTCGAGGCAGCGGCCCAGTCAGTAATTATGGAAACTCTGAGGGAGATCAGACGGCTGAGACCCAAAGCATTATGGGGCGTCTCCCCTTACCCGAGCTGCTACAACGGCGATTCTGCCCAAACCGCCTCAGCCAATTACAGCGGCCAGTGCCCCCCTGCTGAAAAGGCCCTCAATGACGAGCTTCTGTGGCTGTGGAAGCGATGCTCCGCCCTTTACCCTCTTCTCACCCTGGAAAAGATACAG AGTGGAACAACCGGAGGGAAACTTTATTTGTCCAGTCAAATCCAGGAGGCGCTACGAGTTTCCTCCCTGGCTGGCGCGTCGTTCGATCTTCCCGTGTTTCCGCTGGTCAACAGCGTGTACACGTCAACCAACACTTTCCTGTCTCAG GAAGACTTGGTCAGCAGCATTGGCGAGAGCGCTGCCATGGGAACAGCCGGAGTGGTCATCTGGCAAAGAAGTGAGATCAAGACAGAG AGAGAATGTCAAGACTTGGCAGAGTTTGTCCGCAAGGTTTTGGGACCTTACTCTATTAACGTAACCACGGCAACCGGGCTCTGCTCAGCCTCCCTTTGCGAGGGAAAAGGCAGATGTGTCCGTCAGAATCCGGAAAACTCCGCCTACCTCCATCTTCCACCACCCCCTGATGCGATGGACAAG GCAGAGGAAGCCAAAGCCACAGACGAGCCCGTTAAGGCAGCTGAACCGGACCCAGCTGAGATGTGGAAGAAAGACTTCCAGTGTCAGTGGTACAAGACTACAGATCTGGACGTGTCAGATCAGCAGTCTCCCAAAGACGGAGCCTCTGTCGGTGGGACGCTTGAGCAAATTTCCGGAGAGCTAGGAGTGACTTTGGCGACCTTTTCAACAGATTCCATAACAAAAGGTGCCTTCACGATGGAGCCGAGTGGAAGCACTTCGGCACCACTGGCTTCGAACCGTTGCactgttttgttgttgctggTGACTGCTTGTCTCTGTGTGAACTGA